The genome window GACGTTCGGGCACGGACAATTGCGCCTGATCGCAATACTCTGTGATCGGGATACCGCGAACCAGCTCCATGACGAAATACGGACGGCCCGCTTCGGTGGCCCCCGCATCCAGGACGCGGGCAATGTTCGGGTGGTCCATCAAGGCTAAGGCCTGACGTTCGGCCTCAAAGCGAGCGATCACCTGCCGGGTGTCCATGCCCGGCTTGATGATTTTCAGAGCTACGCGCCTGCGGACCGGGGTCTGCTGGTCTGCCATGTAGACGACGCCCATCCCCCCTTCCCCGATTTCCTCCAGCAGCTTGTAGGGGCCGATGACAGCCCCCGCGCTGTCCGGCAGCAGCTCGAATGTCGCGGCGGCTACCTCCGGTGCTGCCGGATGCTTGAGAAAATCTCCAGCGTTTTCCAGCGCGCGAATAAGCCCCTCGACATCCGACCGCAACGCGGCGTTATCGCCGCAAGCTTGGTTCAAAAAGGCGTCTCGATCGCTCGCCGAGCGAATCTCGATGGCCTGGCCGAAAATGGATTTCGCGTCGGAAGCGTGAGATTTCATTGCGCGCGCCCCTCCCAAAGGACCCGTACTTACGTATGCGATGAAAACGGCCGTCGACTGCCAAAATTTCGGCAACTAATTCCTGCCGAACGGTTCAATCCTGGGACCGGCCGAGCTTCCGGGCAAGCCACGCGCGGGCGAAAGCCCAATCCCGATAAGCCGTCCGGCTGGAAATGCCCAGTAACGTCGCCGCCTCGTCCAGCGTCAAAGTCGCGAAAAAATGCAGCTTTACGAGCTCGGCTGCCTGAGGATCGATCTCGGCGAGCATTTCCAGCGACTCGTGGACTGCCAGTACATCGTCGTCGGTGGCGGCTGCGGCCAGATCGAAATCGTCCGCTGAGACCCGCTCGAATTCTCCCCCGTGCTTGATGCGGTTTTTACGGCGGGCTCTCTCGACAAGAATTCGCCGCATAGCTTCGGCCGCAGCCGCGTAGAAATGGCCACGGCCATCCCAACGTCCTTGCCCACCAGCGCCGACCTGCTGGGGAACCAGACGCAAATAGGCTTCATGAACGAGCGCAGTTGGGTCCAGCGTCTGCCCAGGCTTTTCAGCAGCCAATTTGCGAGCGGCCAACCGCCTCAGCTCCGCGTAGACGAGGGGCAATAGCTCTTCGGCCGCTTGTGGGTCGCCGCGCTCGATCCTGGAAAGAATCTGGGTTAAGTCGGCCATCGTCGTCCATGATAACTGCCCGCACGCATCGTGCTATCCACGCCCTAGTTTTCCGATCGCCGAATCCAATTACCGGTGCAGTTCGAGAAACTTTTCAAATATTTGGCAGTAATTCCACCGCAGACGTCGCATTCGTAATCAGGGCCGGTCGGCCGGTTCCCGCGAACTACCTGCTTTTGACGCACCTAGGAGCGATTTTCAGAGGCATCCGGCTGCTCGATCGGGGGGGTGTTTCGGACATGGCAAGGCTTCGCCGACCTGGTTCGAGCGACGGCCCTGTCTCGACCGTGGATCTAGACGTCGTTGCCGGCACGATACTTACCGCGCCCGAGGGGAAGACATGAAGAAGCTTCTAACGAATCGGCATCGTCCCAGCCGCCTGCGGCATACATTTACGCGGTTGAGAATCGAGCCTCTCGAAGAGCGGCGTCTGCTCACGGTGTTTTCGGTGACCAGTACCGCAGACAGCGGCGCAGGCTCCTTGCGCGATGCCATTACGCAGGCCAACGCCAACCCTGGCACCGACACAATTGACTTCGCCATTGCCGGGTCCGGCGTGCAG of Pirellulales bacterium contains these proteins:
- a CDS encoding ECF-type sigma factor, coding for MADLTQILSRIERGDPQAAEELLPLVYAELRRLAARKLAAEKPGQTLDPTALVHEAYLRLVPQQVGAGGQGRWDGRGHFYAAAAEAMRRILVERARRKNRIKHGGEFERVSADDFDLAAAATDDDVLAVHESLEMLAEIDPQAAELVKLHFFATLTLDEAATLLGISSRTAYRDWAFARAWLARKLGRSQD